The Opitutaceae bacterium genome has a window encoding:
- a CDS encoding helix-turn-helix transcriptional regulator: MITHLVKDRFGRPLSREVPVRLRPVFEDFHLLRMGGDYEYPRHRHTNHEVILVESGPYRCELNGSELELRHGEALIIKPGDWHQDHLRNGQRHYVVHFRLETTGAGQAPPLFLPEVHPSRQIVGGNHIANAALLDELKLEAEAQKDHAGAIQDCLLEAFFWRLVRALDPKALSSQIRRLHREEATREALMLAIDRLSEGPASIGVLAAAMNMSVRKLNTICHAFLRRTPARALLEARLQRAEDLIRYQGLSIKEASDSLGFANPFHFSRIYRRLRGSSPSILKRQQRRTAPS; the protein is encoded by the coding sequence GTGATCACTCATCTCGTCAAGGATCGTTTCGGACGGCCTCTCTCGCGGGAAGTCCCGGTGCGGTTGCGACCTGTTTTCGAGGATTTTCACCTTCTGAGGATGGGCGGTGACTATGAGTATCCCCGACACCGCCACACCAACCACGAAGTCATTCTGGTGGAATCCGGACCCTATCGCTGTGAACTGAACGGTTCGGAACTGGAGCTGCGGCACGGGGAGGCGCTCATCATCAAGCCGGGAGACTGGCACCAGGATCATCTCCGGAACGGTCAACGTCATTATGTCGTTCATTTCCGACTCGAGACAACCGGGGCGGGTCAGGCGCCGCCGCTCTTTCTTCCGGAGGTGCACCCGAGCCGGCAGATCGTGGGCGGCAACCACATCGCCAACGCAGCACTGCTTGATGAACTGAAGCTGGAGGCGGAGGCGCAGAAGGATCATGCCGGTGCGATCCAGGACTGTCTGCTCGAGGCCTTCTTCTGGCGATTGGTCCGGGCGCTCGACCCGAAGGCGCTCAGCAGTCAGATCCGGCGCCTGCACCGGGAGGAAGCAACGAGGGAGGCGCTCATGCTGGCCATCGACCGGCTGAGTGAAGGGCCGGCCTCGATCGGTGTTCTGGCCGCCGCGATGAACATGAGTGTCCGGAAACTGAATACCATCTGCCATGCCTTCCTCAGGAGGACGCCGGCGCGGGCCCTGCTGGAGGCCCGCCTCCAGCGGGCCGAGGATCTGATCCGCTACCAGGGCCTGTCGATCAAGGAAGCCAGTGACTCCCTGGGCTTCGCCAACCCATTCCACTTCTCCCGCATTTACCGCAGGTTGAGGGGCTCATCCCCATCAATCCTGAAAAGGCAGCAACGTCGAACGGCACCAAGTTAG
- a CDS encoding aldose epimerase family protein, producing MNPITQTDFGPTPEGQTARLFTLRNAHGMEVRITNYGGIVTHLFVPDRRGVAADVVLGFDSLTPYLAGSPYFGAIIGRVGNRIAGGRFDLGGETYNLVTNDNPQQIPCHLHGGRRGFDKRLWEADASLVDGGPALRLRYLSPDGEEGYPGNLECYVTYTLTDTNTLRIDYLATGDKPTPVNLTNHSYFNLKGEGDGTILDHLAMIRASRYTPVAPGMIPTGEFRPVAGTAFDFSTTKPIGRDIGSSDEQIGLGSGFDHNFVIDATDPDEPILAATVTEPESGRIMETWTTEPGVQFYTGNFLDGTLIGKAGKPYPKWSAFCLETQHFPDSPNQPEFPSIILEPGKTCRSTTEYRFSVR from the coding sequence ATGAATCCGATCACCCAGACCGACTTCGGCCCGACCCCTGAAGGCCAGACCGCCCGCCTCTTCACCCTGCGCAATGCCCATGGGATGGAGGTCCGGATCACCAACTACGGCGGCATCGTCACCCATCTGTTCGTCCCCGACCGCCGGGGTGTCGCCGCGGATGTCGTCCTCGGCTTCGATTCCCTCACTCCCTACCTCGCCGGTTCGCCCTACTTCGGCGCCATCATCGGCCGGGTCGGCAACCGGATCGCCGGCGGGCGCTTCGACCTCGGTGGTGAGACTTACAACCTGGTCACCAACGACAACCCCCAACAGATCCCATGCCATCTGCATGGCGGGAGGCGGGGATTCGACAAGCGACTCTGGGAGGCCGACGCCAGCCTTGTCGACGGCGGTCCCGCCCTTCGTCTCCGCTATCTGAGTCCGGACGGCGAGGAGGGCTATCCGGGGAATCTCGAGTGCTACGTCACCTACACCCTGACCGATACAAACACTCTCCGTATCGATTATCTGGCGACGGGCGACAAACCCACCCCGGTCAACCTGACCAACCACTCCTACTTCAACCTGAAGGGAGAAGGCGACGGCACCATCCTCGATCACCTGGCGATGATCCGGGCCAGTCGCTACACGCCGGTCGCCCCCGGAATGATCCCGACCGGTGAGTTCCGGCCCGTGGCCGGGACGGCGTTCGATTTCTCCACCACGAAACCAATCGGCCGGGACATCGGGAGCTCCGACGAACAGATTGGGTTGGGGAGCGGTTTCGATCACAACTTCGTGATCGACGCCACCGATCCCGACGAACCGATCCTTGCCGCCACCGTCACCGAGCCCGAGTCCGGTCGGATCATGGAGACCTGGACGACCGAACCCGGCGTTCAGTTCTATACCGGCAATTTCCTCGACGGCACCCTCATCGGAAAAGCCGGGAAGCCTTACCCGAAGTGGAGCGCCTTCTGCCTGGAGACCCAGCACTTTCCCGACTCACCGAATCAACCGGAATTCCCGAGCATCATCCTCGAACCCGGCAAGACCTGTCGTTCGACCACGGAATACCGGTTTTCAGTGCGATAA
- a CDS encoding sodium/solute symporter (Members of the Solute:Sodium Symporter (SSS), TC 2.A.21 as described in tcdb.org, catalyze solute:Na+ symport. Known solutes for members of the family include sugars, amino acids, nucleosides, inositols, vitamins, urea or anions, depending on the system.): protein MSTLDVILFVVAVVGVITLGIWQSRKEELKSEHGASDYFLAGRGLTWWLVGFSLIAANISTEQFVGMSGKAADWLGMAIASYEWMAAITLVVVAFLFLPKLLRCGIYTIPEFLEYRYGPFSRFIMAVATLVILVGVPTASVIFSGAKVVSVFFQDTSLLGLDLGNITVGCWLIGTCAAVYVFIGGLKACAWTDLVWGSSLIAGGALVMFLAFQELGSKPAEELFLTKVENSSATVQDLEAAGAWSRFKLLNDGVDKEAIAVSGPNGSGGKIHMVRPKDDPEIPWTALLVGLWIPNFFYWGLNQYIMQRTLGSKSLAEGQKGIIFAAALKLLIPFVVVIPGILAFNLFNGDLKSQADIKNERILAEFASAPQKVFPFSENFAELNPELAGRIVAHNAGVTGSAVPVDLSPDPDLLFAANQTAMQPAATAKIPSATRLIGYDYDAAFPTLLKNLLKPGITWFVLAAIFGAVVSSLASMLNSASTIATMDIFTKVKKNATQYQLVTSGRVFVVVFVLIACLIAPSLGSPHFGGIFTFIQEFQGFISPGILSVFIFGFLVHKAPRYVGWVGIALNIVLYGGLKIFAPQIAFLNRMAICFGIVLLVLTLIRLINPMKQPVVMPVTDIIALESSKSAKLWGGVVVVATLALYWLFW, encoded by the coding sequence ATGAGCACACTCGATGTCATCCTCTTTGTCGTTGCCGTTGTCGGCGTGATCACCCTCGGTATCTGGCAAAGCCGCAAGGAGGAATTGAAGAGCGAACACGGTGCCAGCGACTACTTTCTCGCCGGCCGCGGCCTGACCTGGTGGCTGGTGGGCTTTTCGCTGATCGCCGCCAATATCTCCACTGAACAATTCGTCGGCATGTCCGGCAAGGCCGCCGACTGGCTGGGGATGGCCATCGCCTCCTACGAGTGGATGGCGGCGATCACCCTGGTCGTGGTGGCCTTTCTCTTTCTTCCCAAACTCCTGCGTTGCGGGATCTACACGATTCCCGAATTTCTTGAATACCGCTACGGACCCTTCTCGCGCTTCATCATGGCCGTGGCGACCCTCGTCATCCTTGTCGGCGTCCCGACCGCTTCCGTCATTTTTTCGGGGGCCAAGGTTGTCAGCGTCTTCTTCCAGGACACGTCCCTGCTCGGCCTCGACCTCGGCAATATCACGGTCGGCTGCTGGCTGATCGGGACCTGCGCCGCAGTCTACGTCTTCATCGGTGGCCTCAAGGCCTGCGCCTGGACCGACCTCGTCTGGGGGTCATCGCTCATCGCCGGAGGCGCTCTCGTCATGTTCCTGGCCTTCCAGGAACTCGGATCCAAGCCCGCCGAGGAGCTCTTCCTGACCAAGGTCGAGAATTCGTCGGCCACCGTTCAGGATCTCGAGGCCGCCGGCGCCTGGAGCCGCTTCAAATTGCTCAACGACGGCGTCGACAAGGAAGCCATCGCGGTCAGCGGACCCAATGGTTCCGGCGGCAAGATTCACATGGTCCGTCCCAAGGACGACCCGGAGATCCCCTGGACGGCCCTTCTGGTCGGCCTCTGGATCCCCAATTTCTTCTACTGGGGACTCAACCAATATATCATGCAGCGAACCCTCGGCTCAAAATCACTGGCCGAGGGCCAGAAGGGCATCATTTTTGCGGCCGCCCTCAAACTGCTCATTCCATTCGTCGTCGTCATTCCCGGGATCCTTGCCTTCAACCTTTTCAACGGCGACCTGAAGAGCCAGGCCGACATCAAGAACGAACGGATTCTCGCAGAGTTTGCCAGCGCTCCCCAGAAGGTCTTTCCCTTTTCGGAGAACTTTGCCGAGCTCAACCCTGAGTTGGCCGGACGGATCGTCGCCCACAACGCCGGGGTGACCGGAAGTGCGGTGCCCGTCGACCTCTCCCCTGATCCCGATCTGCTCTTTGCCGCCAACCAGACTGCCATGCAGCCGGCCGCAACCGCAAAGATTCCCTCAGCCACCCGGCTGATCGGCTACGACTACGACGCGGCTTTCCCGACCCTCCTGAAGAACCTGCTCAAGCCGGGCATCACCTGGTTTGTCCTCGCCGCCATCTTCGGGGCCGTCGTCTCCTCGCTCGCCTCGATGCTCAACTCCGCTTCGACCATCGCGACGATGGACATCTTCACCAAGGTCAAGAAGAACGCCACCCAGTACCAGCTGGTGACATCCGGCCGTGTCTTCGTTGTCGTCTTTGTCCTCATCGCCTGCCTGATCGCCCCGTCCCTGGGCAGCCCGCATTTCGGCGGCATCTTCACCTTCATCCAGGAATTCCAGGGTTTCATAAGCCCCGGCATCCTCTCGGTCTTCATCTTCGGCTTCCTCGTCCACAAGGCTCCGCGTTACGTCGGGTGGGTCGGGATTGCCCTCAATATTGTTCTTTATGGGGGACTGAAGATCTTCGCCCCGCAGATTGCCTTCCTCAACCGGATGGCCATCTGCTTCGGCATCGTCCTCCTCGTCCTCACCCTCATCCGGCTGATCAATCCGATGAAGCAGCCGGTCGTCATGCCCGTCACCGACATCATCGCTTTGGAGAGTTCGAAATCGGCCAAGCTCTGGGGCGGGGTCGTCGTCGTAGCCACCCTCGCCCTCTACTGGTTGTTCTGGTAG
- a CDS encoding fumarylacetoacetate hydrolase family protein: protein MSLHTFRTVTEFVSTAVVPDQGRTGTWVGRVWVPAAMAADGLAGPRVVVLREGRIWTTGHQTMAALINDTATEGLSAREGECFGDLDEVLENSLFFNRVNRLQDENRVVLLAPNDILATKACGVTFVRSLLERVIEEKARGDASRAGEIRAMILDTLGDDLSRVIPGSPETDVLKERLIRAGIWSQYLEVGIGKDAEVFTKHQPMASVTYGNQIGVLPDSKWNNPEPEIVLAVSNRGVIRGATLGNDVNLRDYEGRSALLLGEAKDQNGSCSIGPFIRLFDETFGLDAITRMEVELQIVGEDGFSTGGRNRMSEISRSPEALVAQAIGRHHQYPDGLVLFLGTMFAPTADRGGAGEGFTHHVGDRVEISTESLGKLVNWVNHTDAIPRWEYGVTELINYLVKTKTKS from the coding sequence ATGAGCCTTCACACTTTCAGGACGGTTACGGAATTCGTCTCAACCGCGGTTGTTCCGGACCAGGGTCGAACCGGGACCTGGGTCGGTCGGGTCTGGGTTCCGGCCGCCATGGCGGCGGATGGGCTGGCCGGTCCCCGGGTGGTGGTCTTGCGCGAAGGTCGGATCTGGACGACAGGCCACCAGACCATGGCCGCGTTGATCAATGACACCGCAACAGAGGGGCTTTCCGCAAGGGAGGGCGAATGCTTCGGCGATCTCGACGAGGTGCTGGAGAACAGCCTCTTTTTCAATCGGGTCAACCGGTTGCAGGACGAGAATCGTGTCGTCCTGCTTGCCCCCAACGATATTCTGGCGACGAAGGCCTGCGGAGTGACCTTTGTCCGCAGCCTTCTCGAGCGGGTCATTGAGGAAAAGGCCCGCGGTGATGCCTCGCGGGCCGGGGAGATTCGGGCCATGATTCTGGATACGCTGGGCGACGACCTTTCCAGGGTGATTCCGGGCTCGCCGGAGACGGACGTTCTCAAGGAACGCCTGATCAGGGCCGGTATCTGGTCGCAGTATCTGGAAGTCGGCATCGGCAAGGATGCGGAGGTCTTCACCAAGCACCAGCCGATGGCCTCTGTCACCTACGGGAACCAGATCGGGGTGTTGCCGGATTCCAAATGGAACAATCCTGAGCCCGAGATCGTTCTGGCGGTCTCCAATCGCGGGGTGATCCGGGGAGCCACTCTCGGCAACGACGTCAACCTGCGTGATTATGAGGGCCGCAGCGCCCTCCTGCTCGGAGAGGCCAAGGACCAGAACGGGTCGTGTTCGATCGGGCCATTCATCCGCCTCTTCGACGAGACCTTCGGTCTGGACGCAATCACCCGGATGGAAGTGGAATTGCAGATTGTCGGAGAGGACGGATTTTCCACAGGCGGGCGCAACCGGATGAGCGAAATCAGCCGTTCGCCGGAGGCACTGGTCGCCCAGGCGATCGGTCGCCACCACCAGTATCCGGACGGCCTCGTCCTTTTCCTCGGCACCATGTTTGCCCCGACGGCGGACCGTGGCGGGGCCGGCGAGGGTTTCACCCACCATGTCGGTGACCGGGTGGAGATTTCAACCGAATCCCTTGGCAAGCTGGTCAATTGGGTCAACCATACCGACGCCATTCCCCGATGGGAATACGGGGTTACGGAACTGATCAACTATCTGGTCAAAACCAAGACGAAATCATGA
- a CDS encoding aldehyde dehydrogenase (NADP(+)) encodes MNLTGLSIIGAGRGATGGEVFHGINPASGETLPTEFHSANGAEVDRAARLAENAFDGYSALTGKERAAFLRQIAVNIENAGDAIQARGTLETGLPAARLAGETGRTTGQLRLFADLLEEGSWVDARIDPALPDRKPLPRSDLRFMLRPVGPVAVFCASNFPLAFSVAGGDTTSALAAGCPVIVKAHHAHPGTSEIVGLAIAEAVRSCGLPEGTFSMLYGSGRVVGQALVKHPSVRAVGFTGSRSGGRALFDLAAARPEPIPVYAEMSSINPVFLLPSALAGDPETLATGLHGSLTLGVGQFCTNPGLILTGKGGASEAFQLALASKVKATAPATMLHRGIRDSYTEGVGRKSSNDRVKPVALGECDGGAGGSDVMPAVFATDAAAYLEDPSLGEEVFGPSTLIVESSGMDEMIRIAEGLEGHLTASVFGSPEELAASGRLLAVLQRKVGRLIFNQFPTGVEVCHSMVHGGPYPATTDGRSTSVGTAAIFRFTRPVCYQNFPQDALPAELQDGNPLGIMRTVNGERVRGEV; translated from the coding sequence ATGAACCTGACAGGCCTTTCAATCATCGGAGCGGGACGCGGTGCGACCGGCGGCGAAGTCTTCCATGGCATAAACCCGGCATCCGGCGAAACCCTGCCGACCGAATTCCACAGTGCGAACGGGGCCGAAGTGGACCGGGCCGCCCGTCTCGCCGAGAACGCGTTCGATGGCTATTCCGCTCTGACCGGCAAAGAGAGGGCGGCCTTCCTCCGGCAGATTGCCGTGAATATCGAGAACGCCGGCGATGCCATCCAGGCGCGGGGGACACTCGAGACGGGACTTCCGGCCGCGCGTCTGGCCGGGGAGACCGGGCGGACGACCGGGCAGTTGCGGCTCTTTGCCGACCTGCTCGAGGAAGGCTCCTGGGTCGATGCCCGGATCGACCCCGCGCTGCCCGACCGCAAGCCCCTGCCCAGGTCCGACCTTCGCTTCATGCTGCGACCGGTCGGTCCGGTCGCCGTGTTTTGCGCGAGCAATTTTCCCCTGGCTTTCTCGGTGGCGGGCGGCGACACCACTTCCGCCCTGGCCGCGGGATGTCCGGTCATCGTCAAGGCCCATCATGCCCATCCGGGTACATCGGAGATCGTCGGCCTGGCCATCGCCGAAGCGGTCCGTAGCTGCGGCCTGCCCGAAGGCACGTTTTCCATGCTCTACGGATCGGGCCGGGTGGTCGGTCAGGCCCTGGTGAAGCATCCCTCCGTCAGGGCGGTGGGCTTCACCGGTTCGCGTTCGGGCGGCCGGGCGCTCTTTGACCTGGCGGCGGCCCGCCCGGAACCGATCCCGGTCTATGCCGAGATGAGCAGCATCAACCCGGTCTTTCTTTTGCCCTCGGCCCTGGCCGGGGATCCGGAGACGCTGGCGACCGGCCTGCATGGCTCCCTCACGCTCGGGGTCGGGCAGTTCTGCACCAATCCGGGATTGATTCTCACCGGGAAGGGCGGGGCATCCGAAGCGTTCCAGTTGGCCCTGGCCTCAAAGGTCAAGGCGACCGCCCCGGCCACCATGCTGCACCGGGGTATCCGCGATTCGTATACCGAAGGGGTCGGCCGGAAGTCGTCAAACGACCGGGTGAAGCCGGTTGCGCTGGGCGAATGTGACGGAGGAGCCGGCGGCAGTGACGTGATGCCGGCCGTCTTTGCGACGGATGCGGCCGCCTATCTGGAGGACCCTTCATTGGGTGAGGAGGTCTTCGGGCCGTCGACTCTCATTGTTGAGAGTTCCGGCATGGATGAGATGATCCGGATCGCCGAGGGACTTGAAGGGCACCTGACTGCCTCTGTCTTCGGGTCGCCGGAGGAACTGGCGGCGAGCGGTCGATTGCTCGCGGTTCTGCAGAGGAAGGTCGGCCGGTTGATCTTCAATCAGTTTCCCACCGGGGTCGAGGTATGCCACTCCATGGTTCATGGGGGACCGTATCCCGCCACAACCGACGGGCGGTCCACTTCGGTCGGCACCGCCGCGATATTCCGTTTTACCCGACCGGTCTGCTACCAGAATTTTCCACAGGATGCGCTTCCGGCGGAGTTGCAGGATGGTAACCCGCTGGGAATCATGCGGACGGTCAACGGTGAGCGGGTAAGGGGGGAAGTGTGA
- a CDS encoding sulfatase translates to MRDYLFIPILLVTASTLAARPDLPDTREMNILMIVVEDWSADAIGTYGNTVVQTPNIDRLAANGLRFDRAYCQAPVCNPSRSSFVTGLRPDSSRVFGNGDDMDDFVPEGAPNMAEILRQREGVHTATVGKIVHKWTDAERFARGYDYLEYTHSYDRPHHFDGEIHLTPTPEGAPVHPEDEVRFLPDPAVSSRLVQLLEDRNTRLAAGAPDNWELRKPFQQLHAEQLGDSGLPEEWMEDGRISRSVAGLIEGYARNETPFFLSVGLYAPHTPLLAPKKYTDLYDPDKMALTPAPASLDEGIPAVAKRNGRNYDIFNGLYPEYGPTPERERLAIAAYYACSTYVDHQIGIILNALETNGLADRTIVVFFADHGFQLGEHGLWSKYALFEQSTRVPLIVRVPGAPANGQSSDAIVELVDVVPTLCDFWGIRKSPLFEGTSFLPLLDVPDRPWKKAAFSMIGIGGLGRSVRTRDFRYSEWRSDTRLPGETPPAQREFYDLSIDPWEQINRIDDPLYQEQIRQHQRLLVEGYSAALP, encoded by the coding sequence ATGAGAGATTACCTCTTCATCCCTATCCTGCTCGTCACCGCCTCCACTCTCGCCGCCCGTCCGGACCTGCCGGACACCCGGGAGATGAACATCCTCATGATCGTGGTCGAGGATTGGTCGGCCGATGCTATCGGCACCTACGGCAACACCGTTGTTCAGACGCCCAATATCGACCGGCTCGCCGCGAATGGACTCCGTTTCGACCGCGCCTACTGCCAGGCCCCGGTCTGCAATCCGTCGCGCTCGTCGTTTGTGACCGGCCTGCGGCCGGATTCTTCCCGTGTTTTCGGCAACGGTGACGACATGGATGACTTCGTTCCCGAAGGGGCCCCCAATATGGCGGAAATCCTGCGCCAGCGGGAAGGCGTCCACACCGCCACCGTCGGCAAGATTGTCCACAAATGGACCGATGCCGAACGCTTCGCCCGGGGCTATGATTATCTGGAATACACCCATTCCTACGACCGTCCGCATCATTTCGACGGCGAGATCCACCTCACCCCCACGCCCGAGGGCGCCCCGGTTCACCCAGAGGACGAGGTTCGTTTCCTGCCGGACCCTGCCGTCTCCTCCCGTCTGGTCCAATTGCTCGAGGACCGCAACACCCGCCTCGCCGCCGGCGCCCCCGACAATTGGGAACTGCGCAAACCGTTCCAGCAACTCCACGCCGAGCAACTCGGCGACTCGGGCCTGCCCGAGGAATGGATGGAAGACGGACGCATATCCCGCAGCGTGGCCGGCCTGATCGAGGGTTACGCACGGAATGAGACGCCCTTCTTTCTTTCCGTGGGGCTCTACGCGCCCCATACGCCGTTGCTTGCACCAAAGAAATACACCGATCTTTACGACCCGGACAAAATGGCCCTGACCCCGGCTCCCGCCTCCCTCGACGAGGGCATCCCGGCCGTCGCGAAACGGAACGGCCGCAACTATGACATCTTCAACGGGCTGTATCCAGAATACGGGCCCACCCCGGAGAGGGAAAGGCTGGCCATCGCCGCCTACTACGCCTGCTCCACCTACGTCGACCACCAGATTGGCATCATCCTGAATGCACTTGAGACCAACGGTCTGGCCGACCGGACCATCGTCGTCTTCTTTGCCGACCACGGTTTTCAGCTCGGCGAGCACGGCCTCTGGAGCAAGTACGCCCTCTTTGAACAATCCACAAGGGTTCCCCTCATCGTCCGGGTTCCCGGAGCCCCGGCCAATGGACAATCCTCCGACGCGATCGTCGAGCTGGTCGATGTCGTGCCCACCCTCTGCGACTTCTGGGGCATCAGGAAATCACCCCTCTTCGAAGGGACCAGCTTCCTTCCTCTGCTCGACGTGCCCGATCGACCGTGGAAGAAGGCGGCCTTTTCCATGATCGGCATCGGCGGACTCGGACGGTCGGTCCGGACCCGTGACTTCCGCTACTCGGAGTGGCGTTCGGACACCCGCCTGCCCGGAGAAACCCCGCCAGCTCAACGCGAGTTCTACGATCTCTCCATCGACCCCTGGGAACAGATCAACCGGATCGACGACCCCCTCTACCAGGAACAGATCCGCCAGCACCAGCGCCTGTTGGTGGAGGGTTATTCCGCGGCATTGCCCTGA
- a CDS encoding glycosyl hydrolase family 28 protein, whose translation MNYLHFALMLTLAALTPGRAEDEPLLIIHPSPGDLSTVEGLEESPLFDLSVNGRDTFVYRGFELEFNKYGFARKGGSYVSFAFAHAEAVVEITTARPITSFSIKPLVRKVEQTSPTTLRITLDQPAKFLLTAELEELGENWFIISAEAPPEEKIDPDDPTVLSLGPGVHDFGRAWDPFVDGIKTLHLSGGAVVTATLHCVGKDGIRIIGNGLFAQAFRPHARREDPLQAEWFGDAMGAFFRDCRNLRFEGYAVINSPSYQLEVANCDDIVIRNLKLLGFGENNNDGVHLYSRNVLLEDCFIAGSDDRVCITGLYDSEDREVKTLEDQTQRITGTIVRDIHVRDTIFWGQKNGGDIMLTWNGAQTCDNVLIEDCESIGATNKGFLASKHGGSVFVTNVTIRNIRIHHDRFLSLEINPAGVWGAGGGGVRNLLLENIRINADPADVGIRILGLNDVGSFANLIFRQVTMNGVLLQGFGQTDIETNPFIRNVIFE comes from the coding sequence TCGCATTGATGCTCACCCTCGCAGCCCTGACCCCCGGCCGGGCCGAGGACGAGCCGCTTCTCATCATCCATCCCTCCCCGGGCGATCTCAGCACGGTCGAAGGCCTCGAAGAGTCACCCCTCTTCGACCTCTCGGTCAACGGCCGGGACACTTTTGTCTACCGCGGTTTCGAGCTTGAGTTCAACAAATACGGGTTCGCCCGCAAAGGAGGCTCCTATGTCAGCTTTGCCTTCGCCCATGCGGAGGCCGTCGTCGAAATCACCACGGCCCGGCCGATAACATCGTTCTCGATCAAACCCCTGGTCCGGAAGGTCGAGCAAACCTCCCCGACCACCCTCCGGATCACGCTCGACCAACCGGCGAAATTCCTCCTGACGGCCGAACTCGAGGAACTCGGCGAGAACTGGTTCATCATCAGCGCAGAAGCCCCCCCGGAGGAGAAGATCGACCCCGATGACCCCACCGTGCTCTCCCTCGGTCCCGGCGTCCATGATTTTGGCCGGGCCTGGGACCCGTTCGTCGACGGGATCAAGACCCTCCACCTCTCCGGTGGTGCCGTTGTCACTGCCACGCTGCACTGCGTCGGCAAGGATGGCATCCGCATCATCGGCAACGGTCTTTTCGCCCAGGCCTTTCGACCCCACGCACGCCGCGAAGACCCTCTCCAGGCCGAGTGGTTCGGCGACGCGATGGGCGCCTTCTTCCGCGATTGCCGCAATCTCCGCTTCGAGGGTTACGCCGTCATCAACAGTCCGAGCTATCAGCTCGAGGTGGCCAATTGCGACGACATCGTCATCCGCAACCTCAAACTCCTCGGCTTCGGCGAGAACAACAACGACGGAGTCCACCTTTACAGCCGCAACGTCCTGCTCGAGGACTGCTTCATCGCCGGCAGCGATGACCGCGTCTGCATCACCGGCCTCTACGATTCCGAAGACCGAGAGGTCAAAACGCTCGAGGATCAGACCCAACGCATCACCGGGACCATCGTTCGCGATATCCATGTTCGGGATACGATCTTCTGGGGCCAGAAGAACGGCGGGGACATCATGTTGACCTGGAACGGAGCGCAAACCTGCGACAATGTCCTGATCGAGGACTGCGAGAGCATCGGGGCGACCAACAAGGGCTTTCTCGCCTCCAAACACGGCGGCTCCGTCTTCGTCACCAACGTGACCATCCGCAACATCCGCATCCATCACGACCGCTTCCTCTCACTCGAAATCAACCCGGCAGGAGTCTGGGGCGCCGGGGGCGGCGGAGTTCGCAATCTCCTTCTCGAGAACATTCGGATCAATGCCGATCCCGCCGATGTCGGCATCCGCATCCTTGGCCTGAATGATGTCGGCTCCTTCGCCAACCTGATCTTCCGTCAGGTCACCATGAACGGAGTTCTGCTGCAAGGCTTCGGGCAAACGGACATCGAAACCAACCCATTCATCCGGAATGTTATTTTTGAATGA